One genomic segment of Pleurocapsa minor HA4230-MV1 includes these proteins:
- a CDS encoding polyketide synthase translates to MELSPTKKALLALRQMQSKLEALENAKHEPIAIVGMDCRFPGANNPEEFWQLLKEGKDAITSVPDDRWNPQDGDLGTSTLEKIYTTYGGFVPHLKEFDPSFFRIAPKEAVSIDPQQRLLLEVSWSALENAAISADRVQGSQTGVFIGIAAVDYWHQLLSRNNAEIDAYLTTGNTHSLASGRISHFFNFTGSSISLDTACSSSLVAVHLAIKSLRDRECNMALAGGVNRLISPKISLNFAQAKMLSPDGRCKTFDESANGFVRSEGCGIVVLKRLSDAIADRDNIRAILLGSATNQDGRTSSITTPSSLSQQAVIQQALVNSKVAASQVSYLETHGTGTALGDAIELEALSQVFKDNEELILGAVKTNVGHLESAAGIVSLIKTVLVLENKLIPANLHLKQPNSNLDWQKLPFKLPQKAIAWHQTTQPRIAGISSFGFSGTNAHLVVQEANISLEEEGTQEQNKRNFYLFTLSAKNSKTLNQLAKNYLDHLDSHPDLLIEDICYTVNLGRSHFNHRLAMSVTSVSDLQTKLAQYLAQEITSELWQGKINLNQDVKLALRFKPVNQELKELIESIIDNSIVTDELTDIYWEIGEQQILNNVNNQQTSKQKIIYSSIKQQLNSWQILINGLAQLYIFGVKINWQTLATNSGGKKITLPTYPFQRSIYWLE, encoded by the coding sequence ATGGAATTATCTCCCACTAAAAAAGCATTACTCGCCTTGAGACAAATGCAGAGCAAGTTAGAGGCTTTGGAAAATGCTAAACATGAGCCGATCGCTATAGTGGGAATGGATTGTCGTTTTCCTGGTGCTAACAATCCAGAGGAATTTTGGCAGTTATTGAAGGAGGGGAAGGATGCTATTACAAGTGTTCCTGACGATCGCTGGAATCCTCAAGATGGCGATCTTGGAACAAGTACTCTTGAAAAGATTTATACTACCTATGGTGGGTTTGTGCCTCATTTAAAAGAGTTTGACCCCAGCTTTTTTCGGATTGCACCAAAAGAAGCAGTTAGCATCGATCCGCAACAAAGATTATTGCTAGAGGTGAGTTGGTCAGCTTTAGAAAATGCTGCTATTTCCGCCGATCGAGTTCAGGGTAGTCAGACAGGTGTGTTTATTGGGATTGCTGCGGTGGACTATTGGCATCAACTGTTAAGCAGAAACAACGCAGAAATTGATGCTTATCTGACTACGGGGAATACTCATAGTTTGGCATCAGGCAGAATATCCCACTTTTTTAATTTTACAGGCTCTAGTATTTCTCTGGATACCGCTTGCTCATCATCTTTAGTGGCAGTACATTTAGCTATTAAAAGTTTACGCGATCGCGAATGTAATATGGCATTGGCAGGAGGGGTGAACCGTCTGATTTCGCCGAAGATTAGTCTTAATTTTGCTCAAGCTAAAATGCTGTCTCCTGATGGCAGGTGTAAGACTTTTGATGAGAGTGCGAATGGTTTTGTCAGATCTGAAGGTTGTGGGATCGTAGTTTTAAAACGATTGAGTGATGCGATCGCCGATCGAGATAATATTAGAGCTATCTTGTTAGGTTCGGCAACTAATCAGGATGGACGTACTAGCAGCATTACTACCCCCAGTAGTTTGTCTCAACAAGCAGTAATCCAGCAGGCTTTAGTTAATAGCAAAGTTGCAGCAAGTCAGGTTAGTTATCTAGAAACTCATGGTACGGGTACAGCTTTGGGTGATGCGATCGAGCTTGAGGCTCTAAGTCAGGTATTTAAAGATAATGAGGAATTAATTTTAGGTGCGGTTAAAACCAATGTTGGTCATTTGGAATCAGCAGCAGGGATAGTAAGCCTGATTAAAACTGTACTGGTATTAGAAAATAAATTAATTCCTGCCAATTTACATCTTAAACAGCCTAATAGTAACTTAGACTGGCAAAAATTACCGTTTAAATTACCACAAAAAGCGATCGCCTGGCATCAAACAACACAACCCCGCATTGCTGGAATAAGTTCATTTGGTTTTAGTGGTACGAATGCTCATCTTGTTGTCCAAGAAGCGAATATTTCCCTTGAGGAAGAGGGAACACAGGAACAAAATAAGCGAAATTTCTATCTGTTTACTCTGTCTGCGAAGAACAGCAAGACGTTGAATCAATTGGCTAAAAATTATCTCGATCATTTAGACTCGCATCCAGATCTTTTAATTGAAGATATTTGCTATACAGTAAATTTAGGGCGATCGCATTTTAATCATCGACTAGCAATGAGTGTGACTTCTGTAAGCGACTTGCAAACCAAATTAGCTCAATATCTTGCTCAAGAAATTACGTCGGAGTTATGGCAAGGCAAGATTAATCTGAATCAAGACGTAAAACTTGCTTTAAGATTTAAACCAGTAAATCAAGAATTAAAAGAGTTAATTGAATCGATCATTGATAATTCTATTGTTACTGATGAGCTTACAGATATTTATTGGGAAATTGGCGAGCAGCAGATTCTCAATAACGTCAATAATCAGCAAACAAGTAAACAAAAAATCATTTATTCTTCAATTAAACAGCAATTAAATAGTTGGCAAATATTAATTAATGGACTGGCTCAACTGTATATTTTCGGCGTAAAAATAAACTGGCAGACATTAGCTACAAATAGCGGAGGAAAAAAAATAACTCTCCCGACTTATCCTTTTCAAAGATCTATATATTGGCTTGAATAA
- a CDS encoding Uma2 family endonuclease, whose translation MIAPQTKPISFEEFMEWYPDDGKRYELIEGVVVEMLPTGSHEDIAGFLAAELNLEIRKQNLPYSIPKNCLLKPLAARSGYLPDVAVINREYIQDELLWQKSSVIQNGQAVPLIIEVVNTNWRDDYGHKFVEYEAMGIAEYWIVDYRALGAVRYIGKPKQPTITICKLVEGEYQLEKFIKGEILQSNIFPKLELRTDDIFQVSNL comes from the coding sequence ATGATTGCACCACAAACTAAACCCATAAGTTTTGAGGAATTTATGGAATGGTATCCAGATGACGGCAAACGCTATGAATTAATTGAAGGTGTAGTTGTTGAGATGTTACCCACTGGTTCTCATGAGGATATTGCTGGTTTTCTAGCCGCTGAATTAAACCTGGAAATTCGTAAGCAAAATCTACCCTATTCCATTCCCAAAAACTGTCTACTTAAGCCTCTGGCAGCTCGTTCTGGATATTTACCTGATGTGGCAGTAATTAACCGAGAATATATTCAAGATGAGCTTCTGTGGCAAAAATCATCAGTAATTCAAAACGGTCAAGCTGTTCCTCTGATAATTGAGGTGGTAAATACTAACTGGCGAGATGATTATGGACATAAATTTGTTGAATACGAAGCGATGGGAATTGCTGAATATTGGATTGTAGATTATCGAGCTTTAGGTGCAGTGCGCTACATTGGTAAACCCAAGCAACCAACTATTACTATTTGCAAGTTAGTTGAAGGAGAATATCAGCTGGAAAAATTTATTAAAGGCGAAATTTTGCAATCCAATATTTTTCCCAAACTTGAATTAAGAACCGATGATATTTTCCAAGTATCAAATTTATGA
- a CDS encoding 3-isopropylmalate dehydrogenase has product MTNQYSVAVLPGEGIGLEVVQATLTILRQVAIDHDFKLQVNYGEIGQTAFEQYGSYFPEVTAQICSKADGILFGAVSQGGLLELRKKFDFFVNFRPVKTFPSLINNSSLKSNYLSGVDILFVRELVSGIYFGASGRGEDEQGGYGYHTMQYYDWQIKRIAQVALDRAAKRRGLVTVAHKENALPHLPWTKLTLEVAQAYPDVTVEPMLVDNLAMQLVINPRHFDVILAGNLFGDILSDLGGALVGSVGLLGSASLNEAGFGLYEPIHGTAPDLAGKNQANPLGTLASAMMMLEQWGEYDAVKSLQQAWDNILAQGYRTYDLYSQDTETLVTTQELVELLLNNLT; this is encoded by the coding sequence ATGACGAATCAATATTCTGTTGCAGTTTTACCAGGGGAAGGCATCGGCTTAGAGGTAGTGCAGGCGACACTGACTATTTTGCGCCAGGTAGCGATCGACCATGATTTCAAATTACAAGTAAATTATGGCGAGATTGGACAGACAGCCTTTGAGCAGTACGGCTCATACTTCCCCGAAGTAACAGCGCAAATATGTAGTAAAGCCGACGGTATTCTATTTGGTGCAGTCAGTCAAGGTGGGTTATTGGAACTTAGGAAAAAGTTTGATTTCTTTGTGAATTTCCGCCCAGTCAAAACATTTCCCAGCTTAATTAATAATTCTAGTTTAAAAAGTAATTATTTATCTGGAGTAGATATTTTATTTGTTAGAGAATTAGTTAGCGGGATTTATTTTGGTGCATCAGGTAGAGGAGAAGATGAACAAGGTGGCTATGGCTATCACACGATGCAGTATTATGATTGGCAAATTAAACGGATTGCTCAAGTTGCTCTAGATCGAGCCGCGAAACGACGAGGTTTAGTGACGGTAGCTCATAAAGAAAATGCTTTACCTCATTTACCCTGGACAAAGTTAACCCTAGAAGTCGCTCAAGCATATCCTGATGTTACTGTTGAGCCAATGTTAGTGGATAATTTGGCAATGCAGTTAGTAATTAACCCTCGGCACTTTGATGTAATTTTGGCGGGTAATTTATTTGGGGATATCCTGAGCGATCTTGGTGGTGCTTTAGTCGGTTCGGTGGGTTTATTAGGCTCTGCTAGCCTTAATGAGGCAGGATTTGGTCTTTATGAGCCAATCCACGGTACTGCACCCGATCTTGCTGGCAAAAACCAGGCTAACCCTTTAGGTACTCTAGCTAGCGCGATGATGATGCTAGAGCAATGGGGAGAATATGATGCAGTCAAGAGTTTACAACAAGCCTGGGATAATATTCTGGCTCAAGGTTATCGCACCTATGATTTATATTCCCAAGACACAGAAACTCTAGTTACAACTCAAGAATTGGTAGAATTATTGCTAAATAATTTAACATAA
- a CDS encoding class I SAM-dependent methyltransferase — protein sequence MPTVKQHYANVLADVYAWMLGGFDFALNKHTEFFRLNNISPQASGIAIDLGAGCGFQSIPLANLGFSVTAIDLDQKLLNELKANASNLNITTIQDDLINFEQYVDNQAELIVCMTDTLLHLESKRMSENSILLCLDPIRSPLAPLNKGDLGGSTHWKRSN from the coding sequence ATGCCAACTGTAAAACAGCATTACGCAAATGTCTTAGCAGATGTTTATGCTTGGATGTTGGGCGGGTTCGATTTTGCCCTAAACAAACATACTGAATTTTTTCGACTCAATAACATTAGCCCACAAGCATCTGGGATAGCTATAGATTTGGGTGCTGGTTGTGGATTCCAGTCAATTCCTTTAGCGAACCTAGGGTTTTCCGTTACGGCTATTGATTTAGACCAAAAATTACTTAATGAATTAAAAGCAAATGCCAGCAACTTAAATATTACGACTATCCAAGACGATCTGATTAATTTTGAGCAGTACGTTGATAATCAAGCAGAATTAATTGTTTGTATGACTGATACTCTATTGCATTTAGAGTCTAAGAGGATGTCTGAGAACTCAATTCTGTTATGCTTAGACCCTATCAGATCCCCCCTAGCCCCCCTTAACAAGGGGGATTTAGGGGGATCTACCCACTGGAAACGTAGCAATTAG
- the ndhC gene encoding photosynthetic/respiratory NAD(P)H-quinone oxidoreductase subunit C, giving the protein MFVLNGYEYFLGFLLICSAVPALALTASKLLRPGDGGPERQTTYESGMEPVGGAWIQFNIRYYMFALVFVVFDVETVFLYPWAVAFSRLGLLAFVEALIFIAILVIALVYAWRKGALEWS; this is encoded by the coding sequence TTGTTTGTTCTCAATGGTTATGAATATTTCTTGGGTTTCTTACTCATATGTAGCGCAGTCCCAGCCCTAGCTCTGACTGCCTCCAAATTATTAAGACCTGGTGACGGTGGCCCCGAACGGCAGACAACCTATGAATCTGGTATGGAACCTGTGGGTGGCGCTTGGATTCAATTTAACATTCGCTATTATATGTTTGCGCTGGTATTCGTGGTTTTCGACGTAGAAACAGTCTTTTTATATCCTTGGGCAGTGGCTTTCAGCCGTTTAGGATTACTAGCATTTGTAGAAGCCTTGATTTTTATTGCCATTTTGGTAATTGCTTTAGTATATGCGTGGAGAAAAGGAGCTTTGGAGTGGTCATGA
- the nuoB gene encoding NADH-quinone oxidoreductase subunit NuoB, with product MNSPTFEQQQQEKILNPSHPTQVTQDLSENVILTTVDDIYNWARLSSLWPMLYGTACCFIEFAALIGSRFDFDRYGLVPRSSPRQSDLIITAGTITMKMAPALVRLYEEMPEPKYVIAMGACTITGGMFSSDSTTAVRGVDKLIPVDVYIPGCPPRPEAIFDAIIKLRKKISNQSIQERASTIEQTHRFYSTRHNMKAVEPILNGTYLNSATRQAPPKELAEAMGMPLPAIESAEKEVERG from the coding sequence ATGAATTCCCCAACATTTGAACAACAACAGCAAGAAAAAATACTTAATCCCAGTCATCCAACTCAGGTAACTCAGGATTTATCAGAAAACGTTATTTTAACTACGGTAGACGACATTTATAACTGGGCAAGGTTGTCTAGCCTCTGGCCGATGCTTTATGGTACTGCCTGTTGCTTTATTGAATTTGCTGCTTTGATTGGCTCTCGATTTGATTTTGATCGCTATGGCTTAGTACCTCGTTCTAGCCCTCGTCAGTCCGATCTAATTATTACCGCTGGGACAATTACCATGAAGATGGCTCCTGCTCTGGTGCGTCTTTATGAAGAGATGCCTGAGCCAAAATATGTAATTGCTATGGGCGCTTGCACCATTACTGGAGGAATGTTTAGTAGTGACTCGACAACTGCGGTTCGAGGTGTAGACAAGCTAATACCCGTGGATGTATATATTCCTGGTTGCCCTCCTCGCCCAGAAGCCATTTTTGATGCCATTATTAAGCTACGCAAAAAGATTTCTAATCAATCGATTCAAGAGCGAGCTTCAACTATCGAACAAACTCATCGCTTCTATAGTACAAGACATAACATGAAAGCGGTTGAGCCAATTCTTAACGGTACATACCTGAACTCGGCAACTCGCCAAGCGCCACCTAAAGAGCTGGCTGAAGCGATGGGTATGCCTTTACCAGCAATAGAATCAGCAGAGAAAGAGGTGGAACGTGGCTGA
- a CDS encoding NAD(P)H-quinone oxidoreductase subunit J produces the protein MAEDRERQNPEEKETAADTASEIVAAGKTSSWLSENGFDNEALAPDVSNVELIKIDADLLLPIATALYAYGYNYLQCQGAYDLGAGKELVSFYHLIKVADDVEQAEEVRLKVFLPRDNPRVSSVYWIWKAADWQERESYDMFGIIYEGHPNLKRILMNEDWIGYPLRKDYVSPDFYELQDAY, from the coding sequence GTGGCTGAAGATCGAGAACGACAAAATCCTGAAGAGAAGGAAACAGCAGCAGACACAGCATCAGAAATAGTGGCTGCGGGCAAAACATCAAGCTGGTTGAGCGAAAACGGTTTTGATAATGAAGCTTTAGCGCCTGATGTCTCTAATGTTGAGCTGATCAAGATAGATGCTGACTTGTTATTACCCATCGCTACTGCTTTGTATGCTTATGGTTATAACTATCTCCAATGTCAAGGAGCCTACGATTTGGGTGCAGGCAAAGAGTTAGTCAGCTTTTATCATTTAATTAAAGTGGCTGATGATGTTGAGCAAGCCGAAGAAGTCCGTCTAAAAGTTTTTCTACCGCGAGATAATCCTCGTGTTTCTTCAGTGTACTGGATCTGGAAAGCAGCAGACTGGCAAGAACGAGAAAGCTATGACATGTTTGGCATTATTTACGAAGGACATCCTAACCTCAAGCGGATTTTAATGAATGAAGATTGGATTGGTTATCCTTTACGTAAAGATTATGTTTCTCCTGATTTTTATGAATTACAGGATGCTTACTAA